A stretch of the Acyrthosiphon pisum isolate AL4f chromosome A2, pea_aphid_22Mar2018_4r6ur, whole genome shotgun sequence genome encodes the following:
- the LOC107883302 gene encoding uncharacterized protein LOC107883302, with protein MNIDIVPSIHGGILLSINNFIYKKNKDLLRKTDGKHVFYWICVNKCDAKIRTVETNEKKHELDKNSTFFPDQHCHAPDPIGLEIYQKSINECTTIVASHVSKNSVQQLSIYRKIQNIGLLTKYANDPEFNFLARHLPAMAFLPVDRVQEGWGHNQTIIWVNFKI; from the exons atgaatattgatattGTACCTAGCATCCATGGaggaatattattaagtataaataatttcatatataaaaaaaacaaagatttaTTACGTAAAACTGACGGCAAACACgtattttattggatttgtGTTAATAAATGTGATGCAAAAATTCGAACTGTGgagacaaatgaaaaaaaacatgaactAGATAAAAATTCAACGTTTTTTCCGGATCAACACTGTCATGCTCCCGATCCTATAGGCTTGGAA ATCTATCAGAAATCTATTAACGAGTGTACGACAATTGTTGCTTCCCATGTGAGTAAGAATTCAGTTCAACAATTA agtatttatagaaaaattcaaaatattgggtTATTGACGAAATATGCAAATGATCCTGAGTTCAATTTTCTTGCTAGACATTTACCTGCGATGGCCTTTTTACCAGTTGATagg gttcAGGAAGGTTGGGGCCATAATCAAACCATTATTTgggttaattttaaaatttaa